In Miscanthus floridulus cultivar M001 chromosome 8, ASM1932011v1, whole genome shotgun sequence, the sequence TTCTCCACTTGACTGCACCAACAATGATTCCAGATTGCTGAGTTCAGCAACTGCTGAGCAGAATTCTTGACCGTTTTCCATGCTGATGCCAGCAACTGCTAATTTGCATAATCGGCTGAGCTTTTTTACCTCCTCTATGATCTCCTTGCCCCATGCGAAGTTCACAAGACCCATTGTGTGCAGGGCTTTCAGTTTCCCGACCCCTCTTGGAATTTGAACACCAAGAAAAAATGTGCTCTTGACAAAAAGTGGCAAACAAACACAACAAAACAGAGTGCATGCATCACGCCTGTTATCATTGCCATCCATACCACTATCACTTAAAACCTGGGTTTTGAAATATGCCACACTAGCTTCAGTAAGTCTTCAgtgatgtattcataaatatcAGAATCAGAGTCCTCTATGCCTGAGGCACGAAGATATTGTAGCTTCCTAAGCTTGGTGATGGTCTTTGGCAGCTTTAATATGCTTGTCCCTTCAAGATCTAGAGTTGCCTCAGGTTCCCAATTGAATCCGGTAGGTAAAAGATTCCTTCACACCCTCTTAAGGATATTTTTGTGTGCTCAGTGAAATCAAACATGCTTTAGGACACCGGGCTAGAATGAGCTGACAACTGTCAAATACTTTTTCTCTGAGACCAGAGGCCCAGTTCTTTTGACAACTCCGCTGTCTGACTGACCCATATGCTGGACAAATTTAGTCGGAAATAAAGATTCTGCTTAAACTGTAAGTACCGCAAGGGCATACTACAAGAGGAAAACAAAGAATGGTAATATGCACATTAACGGTTGGGACTCATACAATTCGTCGTAATAGATACAGGACCAATTTTGTAATGCAATCACTCAACTGAAGTTACTAAACATTTCAATGGCATCTGGCAATTATTTTGCACACAACAACATAACATAAAAGAAAGGGTCCAGATGACATAGATCAGTTGACTCGATCAGTTGACGACTCTGGAGGACCTTCGAGGCTCAGCTCCTCTTCAGAACGGGTTCCTTCGGGTTCTCGGCAAGCTGTTCCTGCAAGTCCTTCAGGAAGTCCTCATTGTAGTCATCGTTGTCCGTCTTGAATTCCTTGAGCCTTGGGAGTGATGCTAGGCCAGAAAACATCGGTCCACTCACATCACTGCAATAAGCAACAAAACGCAGCAGCTCAAGCTTAGGCGTTGCTCCTTCTGCAAACTCCACCCACCTGAGGCCACGCATGCAATACAGCACCAGGACCATCAGACTCGAGAATGCCTCCCGATGGAAAGTGAAACGGAGATCTGCTCCCTCGAATGAGTCGTTGAGAAGACGTAGGATGGCCAAGTTTGGTAGCTTGCCAAGGACCCCGCATGATGTCATCCAACTCTGATAGCTTGGTCTGCGTAAGCTTCAACTTGACAAGACTGTGGAGGCCCTCGATCCATTCCGGTAATTTAACCAGTCTGCCCGCCAGCTTAAGGCTCTGGAGATTTTTTGGAGGCGAGGACATGCTATCCAAGCAGCCATGTAAACCTGGCTCCGCCGCTGAATGCACTGACAGTGATTCCAAGCTGCTGAGATCATCAAGGGTGGAACAGAAATCCTGACAATTTTTCTTGTTGATGATGCCTGTCACTCCTAACCTGCGCAAGTGGGTGAGGCTTTTTATATCCTTTAGGATGTGCTTCCCCACAGCTATGTTAACAGTACTTAGTGTGTGCAGCGCTCTCAGCTTTCTTAACCCTCTTGGCAATGCAACACCATATCGGCTTAGCTCCCTGAGTACAATGGGGAAAAAGCCGCAGCAAAATAAAGTACAGGCATCGCGCCTATTAAATATGCCATCTTCATCCACAATCTGGGGTGCGCAACAGCCAACACAAAAAGCCActgataaaaaagtcaaaatgaaTATCTtgttctgcaacagcttcggcaTATCTTCATAAATTTGTTCATATCCTACACGATTTTCACTCCCAGCATAAATATACTGTAACGTCCTGAGATTGATGATGGTATTTGGCAGCTTCAGTATGTTTGTACCTTTAATATCAAGAGTCTGCAGTTGCTTCAGGTTACCCAATGAATCTGGAAGGTGCACATTAAATTTGCATCCTCTTAGAGAGGTATTTTAGGTGGAGAAACTTCCCAATTTCCTTAAGATGATGATCCCATAGATCTTCTGTGTTTTCTAGGTCTAGCACTCGCAGCAAACACATCTTGGCAGACAGGAAAAACGGCCTCCACTTCCCAAACACTGTCAATGACCGTATATGAGACAGGTCCACCATGCCCTCAAACTCTTCCTTATCTCCCTTCCAATTGCTGCTTATAGTGAGGTGGCGTACAGCCCCATGCATGTTTAAGCTACAGCCTTCTTCTAATCTTAAAACAAGATTTTCCTCTGTTGACTTTGTGATGCTGATTTCACGCATGAGATCATGGATTTGGCAAGAGTCAATTCCATTTCTACTGTAAATAGATTTTTGACATGGTAGGATCATGCTCCTACCTATTAGCTCCATAAAGTATCTATCAGCTATTTCGTCCGCAGCCTTTTCACGAATCTCCCTTGAATAACCTTCTGCAGTCCACCGTTGAATCAAACGTCTTTGGCTGACCTTGTGGTCTTCAGGAAAGATGGACATATATAGAAAACAAGACTTAAGATGATAAGGTAAACCATCGTAACTTTTACTGAAGATTGTTCTGATGTCTTCAAGCTCTGGGTTGATCTCCAACTCAGCACTAATATTCTCATTTAGTTTCTTCCACTCGAAAGCTGTTTTTGGTTGGTTCTTTAGGAACCCGCCGATGGTGACTATTGCAAGGGGAAGTCCATTGCACTTCTTCAAGATCGATTTTGCTTGTACCAGTAGTTCAGGATGCTTATCCCAATCTATGGTCTCCTTAAATACCTGAAATCCAATCAATTCTTTAAGAACCCAAATATTTTGTAGTTTATTTTTGGTGGGATGGGTACATCTTCTACGTGAAGCTTGGCACCAAATTTTTACTCCTTTTGTAGTCCACGGTTGATCATATATAATGGAATTGGAATCCTCACTTCAATGTTTTTCTACTGCATCCATCCATTTTAGTATATTATTAATTAATATATAGAATGCCCGTGTGTATTTCCACAGTCATACTAATTGAGTTTTTCTCAGAAACTGAGTTTTTTTTAATCTCTACCATATAACTTCTCCATTCACGGAATGGATCTCGAAATGTTTGCTAGAAAAAACATAGTAATTTGACTTATAGTATATTTCTTTCTACTCAAATAGTCATTACATATCTAAATTTTATTTTAGCAAAACATTTCTACAGAACAAAATAGCTAATTAAAACCACATTCTACTTAATTCTAATATGATCCCTAGTTGGCTAGAACTTTGTTTCACATGTGGGCCTCGCTTGgcaagcaccgccgccgcctgaGCGTATCGTGCATTCGTGCATGCGGTAGCAAGCACCATCAGCCCCCACCGGGTCCCAACAGACAGAGGCAAAGCTATTGGGAAGTTACTACTGCTAGACATGGCCATGCGTGCTATGGGCATCAGCCCATGCCAACCCATGTCATGGCTCGTGATGCCCGGCCGGCTGCCTAGCTGTGCAGCCTGGATCGATCAGCATGAGCTGATGCCAAGGCCTAGCTAATGCCGATGCTGCTACCGGCATGCTTGTTGCACACATGGTTTCCTTTTTCGGCCGAAATAtcctgatatttccgatatattcTTTTTATCTGTAGGTGCCGATAAGAAAATATTtatctttttcgtacaaattttgtttaaatttatttaagtttacttaaattcaaattaaattttatttgaatttggtccgatatttccgatatattgCACATCAAAATTCAAGGGTGATGACATGACACGCATGTTCATGTATAGTATATATAGGTGCATGTAGAGGTGAGCAAAAATTCACTGAAACCAATTAACCGACCAAACCAAACCAAACAGATTTGATCGAAAAAGTCGGTTAACTGAAATTTTAATGATCTATTCGGTGAAGACTTTGGCGATATTCAGTTTATTCGGTTTTGAGCTGGCATTATCCGATTTAATTGAAATTTTTTATGGTTATTATATTAAACACTAAAATTGTGCCCATTTGAATGAATGTATTTCTATGAGGCTTTATTTGTTAGAAGCATTATTTGTTgcttttccttttgttttattaCATGCCCCATTTCTTGTTAGGTGCTTTCCAATAGGATTATGTTGTTGCATTATCTCCTATCAAAGTATAATATGTATTACGGTTAACGATTAACCGGACCGATTTAACGGAAACTGATATTGGTCTGTTATTATTTTTTTACAACAAATTCAGTTAACACACAATTTTGAAACCAAAATTTTGTTCTGAACCAATTTCACTGAATTAACCGAATGCCTAGGCCTAGGTGCATGTGCTAAACTCGACTACAACTTCTATGGTGGTTGGGATGATTAGATGGTTATGTCAGCACTCAAGTTTTCTTAccttgtgtttggtttgaggacaaTATGGGATGGGTTCGATCCAACCCGGATTTTTGGGTTAGGTTGGACCCATTTCCTGTTTGATTGATAGGGTTGGGTTCATTCCAGTTCTCTGTTTGGTTTGGAGGTTAATGGATGTGGGAGTTTCACCCAGGTCTTgatcaccttgtgctcatctCGCTCCTCATGTGCTGCCATCAGGAAAGCCATCATCATCTCAAGCTCATCCCTAATGAAAGCTTGGTCTTGCTGGATGCCAAGCTGCAAGGCAACCTCCTCCGCAACGGCGGATTTGGCATAGCCAAGAGCTCCATCCAGCACAGACTTGCCAAGGCTAAGCCCTGTTGCTTCCATCACCAcccttttttttctctcacacgCACTGTTATTGTTGAACAGTATATGGGGCTAAAGCAATTGAGGAAAACATAGCAACACAATGTGCAAAGAAGAGGTTGATGATCTGAGCTAATATGCACAAGAAATAGGAAAGATACCCACTTGCTGATGCTTTCATGCATCTcaaggaaagcaaaagaagatACTTTGCTTTGCAAATTAAATATGGAACATTCCTATCTTCTGCTTCAAGGTGACAGGAGGAACAAAGCAACATCGTCCTCTATCGTATCTTGGTAGGACACTCAAAGGACAGAGGCTAAAGTAATGCATTCTCAACACAGGGCAGTAAACTTTAAAATCTCAGACTCATATCGAAATCCTAATTAATTCCTCATGTTATTACCTTTTAGGGCAAACTCCTAATCAGCAGCAAAAGGCATTGTAGAAATTAAAGTAGTGTTAGAGAAGTAAGTGCAAGGTGTTTGTTACACATGTCCATTTTGATGACCTCACAACTTCCTTCTCTGTACATTTTATCAGGAAGCTTGTTTTGTTTCTTTCTGTTCCACACGGCAAGCAAAATTATTACCTAGCTAAAGCTAAAGCACCATGCATGCCTGATCCCTGTCATCCGAAGGACTGAAGCCCCAAGCAAAGGAGCTGGTCCGGTGGGAGAAGGAATAAGGAGGAAGATGAGACATTTGTCTTACACTTTTGCTTGTTGCAGGCACCCAGCTCCTGGGAGGGTAAGAAAACTGCATAGTCACCCAGCCATCTGTGGCTCCTCTGAGGATGCCACCTTTCTTAATTGCCAATTGCCATCTATGAACGCATCGTGCGAACATTAGCCTGAAATGTTGCAGCTCCCGTTTCTTCCTCCATCGCTGTATGCATCcgtccccccacccccacccccaccccacaaaaaaaaaattactgAAGAAAAACAAACAGATGGCTCAAGAACGGTTTTCTTCCCCCTCATAATAAAGGATAAAATCGGACTTCCTATGTGCATTACTGGAAAACCGAACCTTTTAATTCGTGGAACGATGAATCGACCGAGTCGGCGTACTGCTGCCGCGAGTGGGAGCAACCACCACCTCCTCGCGGATTAAAATCGAGCGGCGAGCGACCAGGTCGCTCCAGCCGCCATCGGGCCCTGGTGCCCTGCGGCGGCGAGCCGGCGACCGGGAGAGCGCCATCAGAGTCCGGGATGTGGAGGGGAGAGAGAGGCAGCCACAGTGGTGCGCATTGTGGCCGCGACACGAACGAGAGCTAGACAAAATGGGCCATCTAGCCAAACAGCCCACAGGCCAAATGTGCCTCGGGCCTCGGGCCGTTCAGACTCGCCTCCGGCCCGGCCCACCTACACCTCCCAGCTCACCTCCCGAGTCCCGACGACCGCTTCGTGCCTTCGTCTCGTCCGTCCCTAGTCCCTACGACCCTACTCCCTCCCGCACGCCACcgtccagcagcgccgccgcgggGCGTGGCCGAACCCTCCTCCGTTCgccgaggcggagctcgcccttCCGGGCCAGCTTCCACCGGGGCAAGCGCTAGGTCGCCTCCAATTCTTCCCTGCTAGTAGCGGCTCCGTCGCTCTACCGCGATGGCGTTGAGTGGGGATCCGGCCGGATCTGCTGGTGAGGGGCTCTCTCGCTCGCTTGCTTGGATTTTTTGTGTTCTACTCTCCTCCGATCTTCGCTATGCACGGAGAATCGAGTCCGCGCCTTCCTCTGTGGATCGACCTGCTGCAGTTCATCCAGTCAGTTGTGGATTTGTTTGCTGTGTCTGGTAGAGCGCTAGTCCAATCCATTCGCCCATGCCTCGATTCGGGCCCCGCGCGAGCTCGATCTTGTGTTGGGGTGCTTGTTATGCTGAATTACTGATGCTGATAGCAGTTTTTCTGCCGAAAATCGGGGGATCAGTTGTACCCTCAGCCCTAGTGAAGTCCGCCTCTGCACGCAAGGGATGTCAGTGATACTAATTTTGTAGCAATAGAGTATATTTCTGCAATTGTTTGATGAGAATTTGCGAATTCATTTGGCTGCCCACTAATGAGTCGCAGTAGGAAAAATAAGTGGCCTATTCAGCTCAATTTGTTTATTACATTCCTTATGTGGgtgggtgtgggggggggggggggggggggtgattcTAGGTTTTAGGGGGTGTTAGTAATTTGATCTgccttttcttttttatatataggTAGTTTAAATCCATTCATTAAGTTGAAAATAAGTAAGTTCAATGATAGCCATGTTGGCTCAACTATGCATTGCATATTTATGAACTCACCAAACTGTTATCAGTTTCTTTCAATGGCCGTTTCCTTTTGCTTTGCTGTCATAGTTAGTTACCACATGATGTCTGTTTTTGTTCTTATCCTTTTCTTTTGCAGATGAGAAGAAAGCTCCAAAATCCGAAGGATCTTCTGACGAACGTCAAGGGGTTCCTCCAGCAGGCTTTTCAAATCCTTTTGATTTTGCTTCTATGCAAAGTTTGCTCAACGTATGTCCCTCTATGGCCATATAAATCCTGTAGTACATACTGATCTTCCTAATTACTTTTACAGGATGGTGTTGTTCACTTAGTCAGTATCAATACATTATTGTAGTTTTACATGCTTGCATTTCTTCTAGCTTTATCTGAATCtgcattatttttatttaatgGACTCTTTGCAGATTGCTTCAAAGTTTACCCTTGTGTTATGTGCAGGATCCATCTATAAAGGAGATGGCAGATCAAATTGCAAAGGATCCTGCATTCAACCGGATGGCTGAGCAGCTACAGAAAAGTGCTCATAGTACAGGTGAACAGGGCATGCCTCCATTGGACCCTCAACAATACATGGAAACAATGCAAAAGGTCATGGAAAACCCCCAGTTTATGACAATGGCAGAGCGCCTGGGGAATGCTCTTATGCAGGTACCATTGGAAAAACCCCGGCTGGTTTCCATTGCCTTATTTGTCTATCAGTGCCCTAAGTCTCAGTTATTTGGCTCAGGATCCTGCTATGTCCAATATGCTGGAAACCTTTAGTAGTCCATCACATAAGGAGCAGCTGGAAGAGCGTATGTCTCGCATTAAGGAAGATCCAGCTATGAAGTCAATTCTTGACGAATTAGAGAATGGGGGTCCTTCTGCAATGATGAAGTAGGTCATATTTACTACAGATATGTTTTGTTTATAGAGTTTGTTTGTGACATTCCTGCCTGTCCTAATCTAGGTACTGGAACGACCCTGATACTCTTCAAAAGATTGGCGAGGCAATGGGAGCTAGCTTCCCGTTTGGTGCAGGTTCTTCTGCCGAACCTTCTGGTCCTGAAGAAACTGAGGAAGAAGGTGgggatgatgatgaatcaatcgtCCATCACACTGCCAGCGTTGGTGATGAAGAGGTAATGAGAACATTGGTTTGAATGTTTGGTTTTTATTTTTGTATTGAATTGTTTTGGACTttgcatatatttttatattatatGCTGGTGACACTACAAAGCTACTTAATCAATGTCCATTACTACCTTTTGGTGTTTGCCATATATCTATTTAATGTGAGTGTTGCCAATGGAACATAGAAATTTTGTAGCTGTCGTAGTCATGTTGGTGTTTTTAGGTTAGATGTTTCTTGTAGCAACTATAATCATGTGGATGTTTTCAAATAAGATGATCTTGCTTACATTGCTATCTTGAGACATTAGGGCAGACTAGTTAACCCCTAGTCATCGACTTTCTGGTTCTCAGCAAATTCACTAGACAAACATATGCTATTTGCGCGCCAACGATTGGATATTTCTGCTTATCAGTGATTCGCCATTTGGTCTTAAATCGACTTTTATGGCCATAGAACCTGCAATAGTATGTTCAGTGTTCGCATGGTCATAAATTGATATATGTTTTATTAATAATCCTGATAAAGTCATCAATGTTGCATGTTTTATTCTAAACATCATTATCTGTCTCAGTAAATACAGTTGCCACTTTGCTGCTGGGTTTTGATTTTGATATGCTGATGTTGCCTTCTAAAATTCATGCAATAGGGTCTCAAGAAGGCACTAGATGGTGGAGCAGACAAGGATGAAGAAGACTCTGAGGGAAGAAGGGCCTTACATTTTGCATGTGGGTATGGTGAGGTATGCCgatctcctcagccttgttaATACGTGATAAATTCAAACTTGTGGAACTAATGAATGTCCAATGATACCAACGCTTCAAAAATTACCACATGACTAGGCAAGTTATGCACAAAATTATATTTAATTTGCAAGGCACATGGGATATCCATTTTCCTAAAGTCTTCAGAAacttttagggcctgtttggataaaCACTGTGGTTTTATAAGCCAAAGACATACAAAACCGTGGTTTAGAAAAAAGAGGCCATGAGTGGACtttctaaaactccaaaaagACCACGGTTTAGATAAAACCATGGTTTTAGAAACTacaaggttgttgtatccaaacacCCAACAGCTTTTGAAATCCAAAATATTTTGCAAAACGTAGTATTTATCCAATACTCCAAAAATGCTTTGCATCCAAACGAGGCCTTATTCTTTTGATGTTTTTAAAACTTGTGGCAGTTTGCTAATTACTGTTCAGAAAGCAGCCAGCTGTTGAATATTTAGCTTGTTTAGGGTCTGAAAGACATGCCGTTATTTTTCAACTATGATAAAATCTAACTGAACATAGCTGGTTTCTTAATAAATTTATGAAAAGTGAAGAAGGTATCACCTTGGAGCCCCTAGCACTGCGATTAAATTTAGGGGGACTGCTAATACATACTGATTACGGAAACTTTAATTGACGACCCGTCGCGCTTCTGCGTGACCCGCGCTCACGCGGCCTGGCCTGCCTGACGCCCATGCGTCCTGGCCCACCTAGTCCATGTGAGCGTAAACCGTGAGATAGCGTTGCGTGACTCTCTCACGTCCACGCAACCTGGCCCGCCTAATGCATGTGAGCTTTGCTGCAGCGTGAGAGATAGAGGTAGGCTGCTCCATACATTTTTGTTTTGCTTTCTTTCTTTTAAAAATACGTTAACTTTCTTATACTTAGTCCGTTGTTAGTTTTATTTGCACCATTAGGATCTATAAAACTAGACCCATTATGCCtatattttaatatatatttaatatagTGGCAACTTATGTTGTATATATAGTAGCTACTTATGTATTTTATAGATTATGGTGATCAAACTAAGTAGCCACTTGCTAAAAAATAACTTACCACATACTCAAAATTACACTTGACACAAGCTCATAATTTTAAACGAATTTGCGGAATGGATTAGTATTGTTGAGGCCCCGGGTTGACAATTTTTTGTGTTTTCTTGCTGATCCAAGTATTATGATAAGTATTTACGTATTTTGCCGAATGTTTTTTCTTTACTTTTCATTTTCTATTTGTCAATTTTAGTTTAATTTTCTGGTTGTCAATTTATGTTTTAGTCATATGTTTCAGTTATTTATTTTTCATTGTGTCTACTTTAGTTTTACGTTTCTATATGTCAATTTCAGTTTAATTTTTTGGTTGTCAATTTCAGTTTCagttttatatttatttttttgtttttcattgtGTCTACTTTAGTTTTCAGTTTTATCGATTTCAGTTATATTTTCTGGTTGTCAATTTCAGTTTTAGTATCTGGTAATTTCAATTTCAGTATTATGTTtcagtttttttgtttttcattgtGTCTACTTTAGTTTTCAGTTTCTATTTATCAATTTTAGTTCAATTTTCTGGTTGTCAATTTTAGTTTCAGTCTCAGGTAGCCATTTCAGTGGTTCATTTTTCCTTTTAGATTCGAATGCCTTTCTAAATTCTACATATTAGTTGTATAATAACTTATACCCCCTAAGTTGGCAGCTTATGCAATGTTTTTCCTAATAATCTTTCAGTAACAACTTCAGTATATTTTTCAGTAACAACTTTAGTATTACATGGTAgtaacttctttgataaatctcctAGCACATATTCACACATAAATTGCTACTAAAATAAAATTCTTTGAAACATATGCAAGTGGGGTCTAGTTTTGTTCGTCTCGTCACGTAGAATACATCGGTGCAGACGGAATTAAAAATGGATACATCATTCAAAAGCTgtagcaatttaaagaaaatattttgcttttttttttgtttgtgtcAGCTTGCATGCGTTGATCTACAAAACTGATCGGTTGTCAGTGTTGCAGCGctttctgctgctgctgcaagaaAGCAACAGTATCTGCCGACATAAAAACATGTAGCAACAGCTGCAGCCACCGTAGAGAAAAGGCAGCCGAGTGTGTCAGCTTGGACGCATGAATCGAATGGAAACGAGGCGGGGGAGGGGGAGTGGGTCCGATCGCAGGCATGTCAGGTGCACAGATTGGGGTCGCGCGCTTCCATATAGCGCGATGGGTCGCGCTATATCGTTGTCCTACTGATTACCTCATGTTAGGGGCTGCAAAACACTTGGACCTAGGTGGTGGCCTAGACTGTTTTTTGAAACACAGGTGACCATTAGCTTCCTAGGACTTGCTAATGGTTCGCCTCTAACCTTGAGATAATTGTTGTGGTATTCAGAGTAGTtttttgaagggcgggcctggtgcaagcggtagactcttaccgcctgtgaccggaaggtcccgggttcgagtcgcggtctcctcgcattgcacaggcgagggtaaggcttgccactgacacccttccccagaccccgcacagagcgggagctctctgcactgggtacgcccttttttttattCATAGTAGTTTTCAGTATCTTGCTGTTTAGAGTAATTGCAATTTGTAGTCTTTACGATTGGCATTATAGTCCGTTGAAGGCTATATTGATGCTGGAACATTAAAATCTAGGAGTGATCTTATGCTGTTTGTCATGATTTCATAGGTATAGTATAATCTAGAAGGTTAGGTGGTAAAATGCATTTGGGATATGGGTACACTTGTTACATGTATTCATTCTTTATTGATACTAGTGAGTAGTGATAAAGAATTTGGTGAACTGCATTTCAGTTGAAGTGTGCCCAGATCCTTCTTGAGGCTGGTGCTGCAGTGGACGCTTTGGACAAGAACAAGAACACCCCGTTGCATTATGCTGCTGGATATGGCCGCAAGGAGTGTGTGGATCTTCTTTTGAAGCATGGTGCTGCTGTGTAAGCTAAATCATCCTCCTTCCTTTCCCAAGTGTGATACCATTGATGTTTCTTTGACCGTCTCCACCGCACTGCAGAACTCTCCAAAACCTGGATGGGAAGACTCCCATCGATGTTGCCAAGCTCAACAACCAGGATGAGGTTCTCAAGTTGCTCGAGAAGGACGCCTTCCTTTAAATATCATGGCTTCCATAAACACATGGACTCTTGGTTCAAGTATGGTCATGTTTCACACCGGTTGTTTTTGTTTGGATAGCCACATATCAGGGCCTTATATCTGTTATTATGCCTAATTGCTATCTGGTCTAGCTAGTATGCGGGTCATGCTACAGTTAAGGGGCTGCTGTTTGAACAAGCCTGTAATGGTCTACCGTATGTGACGTGTATTCCCACCTCATTTCTGATATTGAAGCTCATATGCATGTTGTTTTCGGCCTTCTGGATCAAATTTCATGGTGGTGTATCATGGCTATCCAGGTGTTAAGGTGAGGCATGGCTACTGGCTACTGTCAACTAAGGGCCTGAGGGCCTGGATCCATTGCCCTAAACTTTAGAGCTGAAGTCTCTAAACAGGTGGTCTaaagttagctctaaactttagccTACTCCACATTAGAGCTTAAgagggtgtttgggactgctctgcTCTATGTGTTTTAGCCAAATGATTTTAGCTTTACGCACTCTGTTTGAGGAAAATGGGTGAAATTGTGAGAGCACCAAAAGAGGTGCTTCACAAACTCCAGTTTTGTGTGGAGCTGCTTCACGGTGAAGTTTGTGGAGTAGAGTTAGAGCTCTAAAATTTAGAGACGGGgatcaaacaggccctaaggcGTGAGGCGAGATGACGCCTTAATAATTTAAGGAAAACTTCAGCAGCTTAGAGCATTAGATGATGAGCCAAAAGAAAAGGGAAAACAAAAAATTAAGGGGTAAGAAGTGGGCTGGCCCAGCCCATGCCCCCCTCCCCTCCTGGAGTGGCTTCATCTAGAGACTTATCATGCATGATTAAATGCACGATTGGTCCATTGTAAAAAAAAAAGCATGGTCCTTTCAACACTCAGGCTAGTTAGATATattcaaggcatgtttggatgtaGTTTCAAAAACTTAGGTTTCTAATACCCTTCCGTAGTAGGCGATGAGCTGTGAGCGGACCAATCCTCCCTCCTAAACCTAGTCTAGATCTTGGACATGAATGGCAACTCTGGTGCTCCAATTGCGTGGGTAAGCCTAACCCTAACCGTATCTTCCTCTCCATCTTCGGTGAATATAACTGTCCTCGAACCCTCtttcttgattttttttcttaGGTTATTGGCCGATACGACATACATCAACACGGGTACAGTGCACCTACTGAGGAACCAGAGTGCCCATGATGGATGAATGCGATCACTGACATAAGACAAGTCTACTCATTCCACTAGTGATACTAAGCATTTGCTTATTAGGCACCTTAAAACATGCAAACCTAGGCAACAAG encodes:
- the LOC136476972 gene encoding ankyrin repeat domain-containing protein 2A-like; amino-acid sequence: MALSGDPAGSADEKKAPKSEGSSDERQGVPPAGFSNPFDFASMQSLLNDPSIKEMADQIAKDPAFNRMAEQLQKSAHSTGEQGMPPLDPQQYMETMQKVMENPQFMTMAERLGNALMQDPAMSNMLETFSSPSHKEQLEERMSRIKEDPAMKSILDELENGGPSAMMKYWNDPDTLQKIGEAMGASFPFGAGSSAEPSGPEETEEEGGDDDESIVHHTASVGDEEGLKKALDGGADKDEEDSEGRRALHFACGYGELKCAQILLEAGAAVDALDKNKNTPLHYAAGYGRKECVDLLLKHGAAVTLQNLDGKTPIDVAKLNNQDEVLKLLEKDAFL